A genomic window from Solanum dulcamara chromosome 11, daSolDulc1.2, whole genome shotgun sequence includes:
- the LOC129873342 gene encoding purine permease 21-like encodes MGEPQVENQLNISFEKEANMVNNLTSWREKYKRWLEIGFNSLLILICLSTATLLGELYYREGGKSTWMNSLVQMVGFPILFPILLLKKREENHDDHTHKNNINNPSVWMFLSVYVFLGFLLGGSCILNAVGLLHLPVSTFSLISASQLGFNALFSFFLNSQKITTYIANSIVLLTISSILLVFQPDDSSSGGSSKEKGYMLIGFICTLFGSAGYALLLSATERIFRNIMRKRTLKEVMKVVIWQSFFATCAILIGLFASGEWKWIKTEMQEYKLGQVSYVMTLVWNALTWQIYTIGLLSLIMKVSALFANVITALSVPLIPVLALIVFNEKMSGVKVISMILAIWGFLSYGYQQYLDEVKLKADLSKAKEESEVSLVESGMKHRPS; translated from the exons ATGGGAGAACCTCAAGTAGAAAATCAGCTCAACATTTCTT TTGAAAAGGAAGCCAATATGGTGAATAATTTGACTTCATGGCGTGAAAAATACAAGAGATGGCTTGAAATAGGCTTCAATTCCTTATTAATCCTAATTTGTTTATCAACTGCAACACTCCTCGGTGAACTTTACTACAGAGAAGGTGGAAAAAGCACTTGGATGAATTCATTAGTACAAATGGTTGGATTTCCGATACTTTTCCCTATTCTCCTCttgaaaaagagagaagaaaaccaCGACGATCATACacacaaaaataatatcaacaatccgTCTGTTTGGATGTTTTTATCCGTCTATGTTTTTCTCGGATTTCTATTAGGCGGAAGTTGTATATTAAACGCCGTCGGATTATTACACCTTCCCGTTTCAACATTTTCGTTAATTTCGGCTAGCCAATTGGGATTCAACGCCCTGTTCTCCTTCTTCCTCAATTCCCAAAAAATAACAACTTATATAGCAAATTCTATAGTCCTACTCACAATTTCCTCAATTCTCCTTGTCTTCCAACCCGACGATTCATCTTCAGGCGGATCGTCAAAAGAAAAAGGCTACATGCTAATTGGGTTCATCTGTACTCTCTTCGGTTCAGCAGGGTATGCGTTGCTGTTATCAGCGACCGAGCGAATATTCAGAAACATCATGAGAAAACGCACtttgaaagaagtgatgaaAGTAGTGATTTGGCAATCGTTTTTCGCCACTTGTGCAATTCTGATTGGCCTATTCGCGAGCGGCGAATGGAAATGGATTAAAACAGAGATGCAAGAATATAAGCTTGGGCAAGTGTCATATGTCATGACATTAGTGTGGAATGCATTGACTTGGCAGATTTACACAATTGGTCTATTAAGTTTGATTATGAAAGTATCTGCATTATTTGCTAATGTGATTACTGCATTAAGTGTTCCACTTATTCCAGTTCTTGCTCTAATTGTTTTCAATGAGAAAATGAGTGGGGTGAAAGTAATTTCAATGATTTTGGCAATTTGGGGATTTTTGTCCTATGGTTATCAGCAGTATCTTGATGAAGTTAAGCTCAAAGCTGATTTGTCAAAGGCAAAAGAAGAATCTGAAGTATCACTTGTTGAAAGTGGAATGAAACATAGACCTAGCTAA